Proteins from a genomic interval of Pseudomonas sp. RC10:
- a CDS encoding TolC family outer membrane protein, producing MLGMLALQVQAAEPKTAEPSKPKPPATSISAKTYSADLMQLYRESRLEDPRVLASYSRAQSSKEQQREAFGGLLPQVSISAGKNRIHQENELITQSYSSENYALQLSQHIYNKAAWENYEKFKSLAKQAGEESKEAQAEATVDLAQRYFAALAADDELELVQAELRATQKNLDRVNALYAKQLAMITDKLDIQARVDSLTAQEVDARNQVRVTRAALSEIIGRPVTERLSRVRDDVELKVSAETLDSWVQLATVNNPQILASQHAVEAAEAALRGGKGGHYPTVSLNLSAQNTNEGYNNALAPRTDSYVAGVNVQIPIYSGGSTSARVRGLYQDQITAEEQMEATRRQVVKETTNAYLTADSSVEKIRANRNALSSAEQSSIAADKAFSYGVVNAVDVLTATQNEFKARRDLLKTQYDFITNLFILNRWAGKLSEESVDSVNIWLSNNSKTDSVPQRNMKQ from the coding sequence ATGTTGGGAATGCTGGCGCTGCAAGTCCAGGCCGCTGAGCCGAAAACAGCCGAACCCTCGAAACCCAAGCCCCCGGCGACCAGCATCAGCGCGAAGACCTATTCCGCTGACCTGATGCAGCTTTATCGTGAATCGCGTCTGGAGGACCCTCGGGTCCTCGCTTCATATTCCCGCGCCCAATCGAGCAAGGAACAGCAGCGCGAAGCATTCGGCGGGCTGCTACCGCAGGTGAGTATCAGTGCGGGCAAGAACCGCATTCACCAGGAAAACGAGCTGATCACTCAGTCGTACAGCAGCGAAAACTACGCGCTCCAGCTCAGCCAGCACATTTACAACAAGGCGGCCTGGGAAAACTACGAGAAGTTCAAGAGCCTGGCCAAGCAAGCGGGCGAGGAATCCAAGGAAGCTCAGGCAGAAGCCACCGTAGATCTCGCGCAGCGTTATTTCGCGGCGTTGGCAGCGGACGACGAACTGGAATTGGTGCAGGCCGAATTGCGCGCCACGCAAAAGAACCTCGATCGGGTCAATGCGCTGTACGCGAAACAACTGGCAATGATTACCGACAAGCTCGACATTCAGGCGCGGGTCGACTCGTTGACGGCGCAGGAAGTGGACGCGCGCAATCAGGTTCGCGTGACCCGTGCGGCGCTCTCGGAAATCATCGGCCGCCCGGTGACCGAGCGTTTGAGCCGCGTGCGTGACGACGTCGAGTTGAAAGTTTCGGCTGAAACCCTCGACAGTTGGGTGCAGTTGGCGACCGTCAATAACCCGCAGATTCTGGCGAGCCAACACGCTGTCGAAGCCGCAGAGGCCGCGCTGCGCGGGGGCAAGGGCGGGCATTATCCAACCGTCAGCCTGAACCTCAGCGCGCAAAATACCAACGAAGGTTACAACAACGCATTGGCGCCAAGAACCGATAGCTATGTCGCGGGCGTCAATGTGCAAATTCCGATCTATAGTGGTGGTTCAACCTCTGCGCGTGTTCGTGGTCTGTATCAGGACCAGATTACTGCGGAGGAACAAATGGAGGCGACACGTCGGCAAGTCGTCAAGGAAACGACGAACGCTTACTTGACCGCGGACTCCAGTGTCGAAAAAATACGCGCCAACCGGAACGCCCTGAGCTCTGCCGAGCAGTCCAGCATCGCGGCAGACAAGGCGTTTTCTTACGGGGTGGTGAATGCCGTGGATGTGTTGACTGCGACGCAGAACGAGTTCAAGGCTCGTCGCGACCTGCTCAAGACCCAATACGACTTCATCACGAATCTGTTCATTCTCAATCGTTGGGCTGGCAAGCTTTCCGAGGAAAGCGTGGATAGCGTCAACATCTGGTTGAGTAACAACAGTAAAACGGACTCTGTCCCACAGCGGAACATGAAGCAATGA
- the gmd gene encoding GDP-mannose 4,6-dehydratase — translation MNAPNKSVIITGVTGQDGAYLTQLLLEKGYKVYGTYRRTSSVNFWRLEEVGALNHPNLELVEHDLTDLGASIRLLQKAEPSEIYNLAAQSFVGVSFEQPVTTAEITGIGAVNLLEAIRIINPKIRFYQASTSEMFGKVQQVPQTEATDFYPRSPYGVAKLYAHWMTINYRESYGIFGSSGILFNHESPLRGKEFVTRKITDAVARISLGQQDVLELGNMDAKRDWGFAKEYVEGMWRMLQADEPDTFVLATNRTETVRDFVSMAFKAVDIELEWKGSADNEHGIDTKTGKTVIQVNPKFYRPAEVELLIGDPEKAKRVLGWEAKTTLEQLCDLMVKSDLERVKTGKSF, via the coding sequence ATGAATGCACCCAACAAATCAGTGATTATCACAGGCGTTACCGGTCAGGACGGCGCCTACCTCACCCAATTGCTTCTCGAAAAAGGCTACAAGGTCTACGGCACCTACCGCCGTACGAGTTCGGTCAACTTTTGGCGTCTGGAAGAAGTCGGCGCGTTGAACCACCCGAATCTGGAGCTGGTCGAGCACGATCTGACTGACCTGGGCGCAAGCATTCGCCTGCTGCAGAAGGCTGAGCCTTCCGAGATCTACAACCTGGCAGCCCAGAGCTTCGTAGGCGTGTCCTTCGAGCAACCGGTTACCACCGCAGAAATCACCGGCATCGGCGCGGTGAACCTGCTGGAAGCGATCCGCATCATTAACCCGAAGATCCGCTTCTATCAGGCCTCGACCTCCGAGATGTTCGGCAAGGTGCAACAGGTCCCTCAGACCGAAGCCACCGATTTCTACCCGCGCAGCCCGTACGGCGTCGCCAAACTCTACGCTCACTGGATGACCATCAACTACCGTGAGTCCTACGGGATCTTCGGTTCCAGCGGCATCCTGTTCAACCATGAATCGCCACTGCGCGGTAAAGAGTTCGTGACCCGCAAGATCACCGACGCGGTTGCCCGTATTTCGCTGGGCCAGCAGGACGTGCTTGAGCTGGGCAACATGGACGCCAAGCGCGACTGGGGTTTCGCCAAGGAATACGTCGAAGGTATGTGGCGCATGCTGCAAGCCGACGAGCCGGACACCTTCGTTCTGGCCACCAACCGCACCGAGACTGTCCGTGACTTCGTGTCCATGGCGTTCAAGGCCGTGGACATCGAGCTGGAATGGAAAGGCAGCGCTGACAACGAACACGGCATCGACACCAAGACCGGCAAGACCGTCATTCAGGTCAACCCTAAGTTCTACCGTCCAGCCGAAGTCGAACTGCTGATTGGCGACCCGGAAAAAGCCAAGCGCGTACTGGGCTGGGAAGCCAAGACCACGCTGGAACAGCTGTGTGACCTGATGGTCAAGAGCGATCTTGAGCGTGTGAAAACCGGTAAGTCGTTCTGA
- a CDS encoding GDP-mannose 4,6-dehydratase, with protein sequence MQRILVTGANGFVGQVLCRTLQASGHHVVAIVSSSAESPAHADQTLRCDIRDSDALTRAVADAAPTHVVHLAAITHVPTSFKDPQLTWQTNVMGSVNLLQAMRQAAPEAFVMFVSSSEVYGAAFKQGIALREDAACLPLNPYAASKLAAETAFNEYFRQGQPGVIVRPFNHIGAQQSADFVTASFARQIALIEADKQPPVLHVGNLEAERDFLDVQDVCDAYLSLLELSSQGTSYPRCLNICSGRPRRIQQILDTLVGLSSCSVEVVQDPDRMRPSDIPSATGENSLIRQITGWAPDIELEQTLANILAYWRYQVNMAQ encoded by the coding sequence ATGCAACGCATTCTCGTTACAGGCGCAAACGGTTTTGTAGGACAGGTGTTGTGCAGGACGTTGCAAGCGTCCGGGCATCACGTCGTTGCGATTGTCAGTTCCAGCGCCGAATCGCCTGCTCATGCAGACCAGACACTGCGCTGCGATATTCGTGACTCCGATGCGCTGACTCGCGCAGTCGCCGACGCCGCACCCACTCACGTCGTGCACTTGGCTGCAATCACCCATGTGCCTACTAGCTTCAAAGACCCGCAACTGACATGGCAAACGAACGTCATGGGCAGCGTGAACCTTTTGCAGGCAATGCGTCAGGCCGCACCTGAAGCATTCGTGATGTTTGTCAGCTCATCGGAAGTCTACGGCGCAGCGTTCAAGCAAGGCATCGCCCTGCGAGAGGACGCCGCCTGCCTGCCGCTCAACCCATACGCGGCCAGCAAGCTGGCGGCAGAAACAGCCTTCAATGAGTATTTCCGGCAGGGCCAGCCAGGCGTGATCGTAAGGCCGTTCAATCACATCGGTGCTCAACAGTCCGCTGATTTCGTCACCGCCTCTTTTGCCCGCCAGATCGCGCTGATCGAAGCCGACAAACAACCGCCGGTGCTGCACGTCGGTAACCTGGAGGCCGAACGCGACTTCCTTGACGTGCAGGATGTGTGCGATGCCTATTTGAGCCTGCTCGAACTGTCCAGCCAAGGCACAAGTTACCCGCGATGCTTGAATATCTGCAGCGGCCGCCCGCGCAGGATTCAACAGATCCTCGACACGTTGGTCGGATTGAGTTCCTGTTCAGTCGAAGTCGTTCAGGACCCTGACCGTATGCGGCCATCCGATATACCCAGCGCCACCGGTGAAAATTCGCTCATTCGGCAAATCACCGGCTGGGCCCCAGATATCGAGCTGGAGCAGACGCTGGCTAACATCCTTGCGTACTGGCGCTACCAGGTGAACATGGCGCAATGA
- a CDS encoding glycosyltransferase family 1 protein: MKLLINTESLAPPMTGIGIYTLNLLKQFIASGEFEAIKCFSGHYFSEAKTSLEKAETDVPPDMVSGSKNGPVMAALRNSILAYRAREAMRNTLLQMRSRQFSDFVYHEPNFILKRHKGPAISTIHDLSFISYPQHHPSKRVAWLNAKMPDTLARADMIITDSEQVRRELIERYQLQEQKVRAIHLGAADHYAPQTAAQTHEVLSRYSLVHGQYLLFVGTLEPRKGVDVLMKGWANLPSHLKKAFPLVLAGAPGWGNKSLQAQIDALRNEGLRHLSFVPASDLPSLYAGAGTFVYPSYYEGFGLPVLEAMKSGVPVICTGDTSMSEITGEHALHIRAGDVDQLIDHMQSLLEDDILRASMSVAGITRAQTFSWEKCARQTMGVYRLFGV, encoded by the coding sequence ATGAAGTTACTGATCAATACAGAATCGCTGGCACCGCCCATGACGGGCATCGGTATCTACACCCTAAACCTGCTGAAGCAATTCATCGCTTCGGGGGAGTTCGAAGCCATCAAGTGCTTCTCCGGGCATTACTTCAGCGAAGCAAAAACTTCGCTGGAGAAAGCTGAAACGGACGTCCCGCCTGACATGGTGAGTGGAAGCAAAAACGGCCCTGTCATGGCTGCACTTCGCAACTCGATCCTGGCGTACCGCGCGCGCGAAGCCATGCGCAATACGTTGTTGCAGATGAGGTCCAGGCAGTTCAGCGATTTCGTCTACCACGAGCCCAACTTCATTTTGAAGCGCCATAAAGGGCCGGCCATTTCGACGATCCACGATCTGTCCTTTATCAGTTATCCCCAACACCATCCCTCCAAGCGTGTTGCCTGGTTGAATGCCAAAATGCCGGACACGCTGGCGCGAGCGGACATGATCATCACCGACTCTGAGCAGGTCCGCAGAGAGTTGATTGAGCGCTATCAGCTGCAGGAACAAAAGGTCCGGGCGATTCATTTGGGGGCTGCCGATCACTACGCCCCGCAGACCGCTGCCCAGACTCACGAGGTGCTAAGCCGCTATTCGCTGGTCCATGGTCAATACCTTCTCTTTGTGGGCACGCTGGAGCCCCGCAAAGGAGTGGACGTCTTAATGAAGGGGTGGGCCAACCTGCCTTCGCACTTGAAAAAGGCCTTTCCGCTTGTGTTGGCAGGTGCGCCGGGTTGGGGTAATAAAAGCTTGCAAGCCCAGATCGACGCGCTGCGCAACGAGGGCTTGCGGCATCTGAGCTTCGTCCCGGCCAGCGATTTGCCGTCCTTGTACGCCGGCGCCGGCACGTTTGTGTACCCCTCCTATTACGAAGGGTTTGGGCTGCCAGTACTGGAGGCGATGAAATCGGGTGTTCCGGTCATTTGTACTGGCGACACATCCATGTCGGAGATCACCGGTGAGCACGCTTTGCACATTCGGGCAGGTGATGTGGACCAACTGATCGACCACATGCAGTCCTTGCTTGAAGACGACATCCTCAGAGCCTCGATGTCAGTGGCCGGCATCACCCGTGCGCAGACGTTTTCCTGGGAAAAATGTGCGCGGCAGACGATGGGCGTATATCGCCTGTTTGGCGTTTGA
- a CDS encoding glycosyltransferase family 2 protein, translating into MSVTAIILPAYNEELTVGATLEDFHNALPSAAIWVVNNRSSDATQQRAEETLQRLGCKGGVINESRPGKGNAVRRALLDIDADIYVLADADLTYPASDIHALLKPVVSGEADMVVGDRHSHGKYAEENKRPLHGFGNRLVRNLVNGLFGANLADIMSGYRVFNRRFVKSYPILVEGFEIETDMTLHALDKRLRIVEVPCDYRDRPTGSFSKLNTVKDGIRVLSTIWNILRYYRPLWFFGGAALLVALLGLLTALPVAADWIREQYIHHVPLAILATGLELVAVVLASIGLILDSITQQDRRRFELELLKMKHPGPSDIN; encoded by the coding sequence ATGAGTGTGACCGCAATCATCCTGCCGGCTTATAACGAAGAATTGACGGTCGGCGCCACCCTAGAGGACTTTCACAACGCGTTGCCGTCCGCCGCTATCTGGGTGGTGAATAACCGCTCCAGCGACGCCACGCAGCAACGCGCGGAAGAAACGCTGCAACGGCTTGGCTGCAAGGGTGGCGTGATCAACGAATCGCGCCCCGGCAAAGGCAATGCAGTACGTCGGGCGCTGTTGGATATCGATGCCGATATCTACGTGCTCGCGGACGCAGACCTGACCTACCCGGCATCCGACATTCATGCGCTGCTCAAGCCTGTGGTCAGCGGCGAAGCTGACATGGTGGTGGGTGACCGCCACAGCCACGGGAAATACGCAGAAGAAAACAAACGCCCGCTGCACGGCTTCGGCAATCGCCTGGTGCGCAACCTGGTGAATGGCTTATTTGGAGCGAATCTGGCCGATATCATGAGCGGGTACCGAGTGTTCAATCGTCGCTTCGTCAAAAGCTACCCGATCCTTGTCGAAGGCTTTGAGATTGAGACCGACATGACGCTGCACGCGCTGGACAAGCGTTTGCGTATCGTCGAGGTGCCTTGCGACTATCGGGACCGTCCCACCGGCAGCTTTTCCAAGCTCAACACGGTGAAAGACGGCATACGCGTGCTCAGTACGATCTGGAACATCCTGCGTTATTACCGACCCCTCTGGTTTTTTGGCGGCGCGGCCCTGCTGGTTGCGCTGCTGGGTTTGCTGACAGCCCTTCCGGTCGCAGCCGACTGGATCAGAGAGCAGTACATCCACCACGTTCCGTTGGCCATATTGGCTACCGGGCTTGAACTAGTCGCCGTAGTATTGGCGTCCATCGGGTTGATCCTGGACTCCATTACGCAACAGGACCGTCGCCGATTCGAGCTAGAGCTGCTGAAAATGAAACACCCCGGCCCCAGCGATATCAACTGA
- a CDS encoding GtrA family protein, producing MGTTFFRYVSVGVVNTLIHWGVFALAFYLMGASQALANVLGFGVAVTFSFFANARFTFSADATAARYVLYVVFMGALAATFGFLAEHWALPPIVTLVVFSAVSLVCGFIYARFIVFSSKGEP from the coding sequence GTGGGAACGACTTTTTTTCGCTACGTCAGTGTGGGGGTCGTCAATACCCTCATTCATTGGGGCGTATTCGCGCTGGCGTTTTACCTGATGGGCGCAAGCCAGGCGCTGGCCAACGTCCTGGGCTTCGGGGTTGCCGTCACGTTCAGTTTCTTCGCGAACGCCCGATTCACCTTCAGCGCTGACGCCACTGCCGCGCGCTATGTGTTGTACGTCGTATTCATGGGTGCTCTGGCGGCCACCTTCGGCTTTCTGGCCGAGCACTGGGCACTTCCACCTATCGTTACACTGGTCGTGTTTTCGGCGGTCAGTCTAGTGTGCGGCTTCATCTATGCCCGATTTATCGTATTCAGCAGTAAAGGAGAACCTTGA
- a CDS encoding methyltransferase domain-containing protein: MSQSLAELVSDLPEIYQAIFGHPDIAQETSRACTDRLDHIAEVYDALAAQLGRPLRVLDMGCAQGFFSLSLAARGAEVHGVDFLDKNIFVCQALAHENPALKATFSVGRLEETVAALQPEQYDLILGLSVLHHVVHEHGVPQVQDWLRHVAQVSKAAVFELALREEPLYWGPSQPAHYLELLQGYGFIHELGLFGTHLSGIARPLLVASNEYWVSGPVAERIERWSTEPHNLANGTHQGSRRYYWAAGAFAKVIRFDGERGEVNRAEYERELAFLSHPPSGFQAPALLSHSLGVNEGMLVMERLDGQLLLDAIQQNEPFDTVNVLTEVLQQLAALEAAGLYHQDVRTWNLMRLDNGKTQLIDFGSIAPQARDCVWPDDIFLAFLILVHELSNRRVDDPSSLRAVSISPYALDEPLRSWAVSFWNTPLAQWTFKGLLDALLQGPAHEAPSTDVYPADVWATSMEQVIQAQKLHMAYLEEGITNGRVYQLQAEDKIRRLEEWSVLINEQLPVLYQHSEQISVLDGRLQQLEMRLQQKQDELAALYLSSSWKLTKPLRWASRKLARLIRK, translated from the coding sequence ATGAGTCAATCGCTCGCTGAATTGGTATCGGACCTGCCTGAGATCTATCAGGCCATTTTTGGTCACCCAGACATCGCTCAGGAAACGTCGCGCGCCTGTACTGATCGCCTCGACCACATCGCTGAAGTCTACGATGCACTCGCTGCGCAATTAGGCCGGCCTTTGCGCGTGCTGGACATGGGTTGCGCACAGGGTTTTTTCAGTCTGAGCCTGGCGGCACGCGGCGCGGAGGTGCACGGGGTGGACTTTCTCGACAAAAATATCTTTGTCTGCCAGGCCCTTGCCCATGAAAACCCGGCACTGAAAGCGACCTTCTCGGTGGGTCGGCTGGAAGAAACTGTCGCCGCGCTGCAACCTGAACAATATGACCTCATTCTTGGGCTGAGCGTGTTGCATCACGTGGTGCACGAACACGGCGTGCCACAGGTTCAAGACTGGCTGCGCCATGTCGCGCAGGTGAGCAAGGCGGCCGTGTTCGAACTGGCGCTGCGCGAAGAGCCGCTGTACTGGGGGCCGTCACAACCGGCGCATTACCTTGAGCTGTTGCAGGGCTACGGGTTTATTCACGAGCTTGGCTTGTTTGGCACGCACTTGTCCGGCATCGCACGCCCGTTGCTGGTTGCCAGTAATGAATACTGGGTTTCCGGCCCAGTGGCTGAGCGCATCGAACGCTGGTCGACCGAACCGCACAATCTGGCCAACGGCACGCATCAGGGCAGCCGCCGCTACTACTGGGCGGCCGGGGCTTTTGCCAAAGTGATTCGCTTCGACGGCGAGCGTGGCGAGGTCAACCGTGCCGAGTACGAGCGCGAGCTGGCCTTTTTGAGCCATCCGCCCAGTGGTTTCCAGGCGCCTGCTCTGCTGTCACACAGCCTAGGGGTTAACGAGGGAATGCTGGTCATGGAGCGCTTGGACGGGCAGTTGCTGCTTGACGCGATACAGCAGAACGAGCCGTTCGACACCGTGAACGTGCTGACCGAGGTGCTGCAGCAGTTGGCGGCCCTCGAAGCCGCCGGTTTGTATCATCAGGACGTTCGAACCTGGAACCTTATGCGGCTCGACAACGGCAAGACACAACTGATCGATTTCGGCAGCATCGCACCGCAGGCGCGCGACTGCGTCTGGCCGGACGATATTTTCCTGGCCTTTTTGATCCTCGTGCATGAGCTGTCGAACCGTCGCGTCGATGACCCGTCGTCACTACGCGCTGTATCCATCAGCCCCTATGCACTGGACGAGCCTCTGCGCAGTTGGGCAGTGAGTTTCTGGAACACCCCGCTGGCGCAGTGGACGTTCAAAGGATTGCTCGATGCACTGTTGCAAGGGCCTGCACATGAGGCGCCCTCGACAGACGTCTACCCCGCCGATGTCTGGGCCACGTCGATGGAACAGGTCATCCAGGCGCAAAAGCTGCACATGGCTTATCTGGAAGAAGGCATCACTAACGGCCGGGTCTATCAGTTGCAGGCAGAGGACAAGATTCGCCGCCTGGAAGAATGGTCGGTGCTCATCAACGAACAACTGCCCGTGCTGTATCAACACAGTGAGCAGATTTCGGTACTCGATGGGCGTCTTCAGCAATTGGAAATGCGCCTTCAGCAGAAACAGGATGAATTGGCTGCGCTGTACCTGAGTTCGTCGTGGAAACTAACCAAGCCGTTGCGCTGGGCCAGCCGCAAGCTGGCTCGCCTGATCAGAAAATAA
- a CDS encoding ABC transporter ATP-binding protein: MGSISVRGLGKAYRQYPTRWSRLVEWLSPIKKPRHHLKWVLQDLNFEIAPGESVGIMGVNGAGKSTLLKIITGTTHATTGSVGINGRVAALLELGMGFHPDFTGRQNAVMGGQLLGYSVAEINALMPHIEAFAEIGEYMDEPVRKYSSGMQVRLAFAVATASRPDVLIVDEALSVGDVRFQAKCYQRVASFTREGTTLLLVSHSADDVVKHCDRAILIKGGRIEMDGSSRDVTNRYLDELFGKKKTPAAAPTVQPEEAANEAPTAVMGDEHDDVYAQRPGYRPEEYRWGHGGAEILDYRIAAAGQVYPSRIDSGVQTDFHMKVLFHEAYDSVVAGFLIKSIEGLFLYGTNSYLAGGAGQRLSAKAGEVKVFRFSMPLRLNAGDYLVSFGMSSGDPRDELVPLDRRYDSVLLKVGCERPFWGIADLDSSFEVAGQ; the protein is encoded by the coding sequence ATGGGCAGTATCAGTGTACGAGGCCTGGGTAAGGCCTATCGACAATACCCCACACGCTGGTCGCGTCTGGTGGAATGGCTGAGCCCGATCAAGAAGCCCCGCCACCATCTCAAATGGGTGTTGCAGGACCTCAACTTCGAAATCGCACCGGGCGAATCCGTCGGCATCATGGGCGTCAACGGTGCAGGCAAAAGCACGTTGCTCAAGATCATCACCGGCACCACTCACGCCACCACTGGCAGTGTGGGGATCAATGGCCGGGTGGCGGCCTTGCTCGAACTGGGGATGGGTTTTCACCCGGACTTCACGGGCCGGCAAAACGCGGTGATGGGCGGCCAGTTGCTGGGCTACAGCGTGGCGGAAATCAACGCGCTGATGCCGCACATCGAAGCCTTCGCCGAGATCGGCGAGTACATGGATGAGCCGGTGCGCAAGTATTCGAGCGGGATGCAAGTGCGCCTGGCGTTTGCCGTGGCGACAGCCTCGCGCCCGGACGTGCTTATCGTCGACGAAGCGTTGTCGGTCGGGGATGTGCGATTCCAGGCCAAGTGCTACCAGCGGGTCGCAAGCTTTACCCGTGAAGGCACGACGCTGCTGCTGGTGTCCCACAGCGCCGATGACGTAGTGAAACACTGCGACCGGGCGATTTTGATCAAGGGCGGCCGGATCGAGATGGACGGCTCGTCCCGCGATGTCACCAACCGCTATCTGGACGAACTGTTTGGCAAGAAAAAAACACCGGCTGCCGCGCCAACAGTGCAACCGGAAGAAGCAGCCAACGAAGCACCAACGGCCGTCATGGGCGACGAGCACGACGACGTCTACGCTCAACGCCCTGGCTACCGGCCAGAAGAATATCGATGGGGGCACGGGGGCGCTGAGATTCTGGACTATCGCATCGCCGCAGCCGGTCAGGTGTACCCGTCACGAATCGACAGCGGTGTGCAGACCGATTTCCATATGAAGGTGCTGTTTCATGAGGCCTACGACAGCGTGGTGGCGGGTTTTCTGATCAAGAGTATCGAGGGGCTGTTCCTGTACGGCACCAACTCGTATCTGGCGGGGGGCGCCGGCCAACGTTTGTCGGCCAAAGCCGGTGAAGTAAAGGTCTTCCGCTTCTCGATGCCACTGCGACTGAACGCTGGCGACTATTTGGTTTCATTTGGAATGTCCTCGGGTGATCCCCGGGACGAATTGGTCCCGCTCGACCGTCGCTATGACTCGGTGCTGTTGAAGGTCGGCTGCGAGAGGCCCTTTTGGGGCATCGCCGACCTGGATTCGAGTTTCGAGGTCGCAGGACAATAA
- a CDS encoding ABC transporter permease, producing MKATLRALWHYRSFILGSVKREFQAKYLNSLLGAAWSVIQPLSMIFVYTVIFSQIMKAKLPGVESTFGYSIYLCAGIIMWGYFSDVVGRGQNIFIDNANLLKKLSFPRFCLPFTLVLSATLNFAIILGLFVVFLLISGNFPGLSFVAIFPILAVQVIFALGLGMVLGVLNVFFRDVGQLFAVVLQFWFWMTPIIYPLSILPPMAQHLMAYNPMAVLIGAYQQVLVHGQWPEWSGLWPVLLVGVLLCLLALRLFRKRYAELMDEL from the coding sequence ATGAAGGCCACGCTACGTGCGCTGTGGCATTACCGCAGTTTCATATTGGGCAGCGTCAAACGAGAGTTTCAGGCCAAGTACTTGAACTCGCTGCTGGGCGCCGCCTGGAGCGTGATCCAGCCGCTGTCGATGATCTTCGTCTATACGGTGATTTTTTCCCAGATCATGAAAGCCAAGTTGCCGGGCGTCGAGAGCACCTTCGGTTACAGCATCTACCTGTGCGCGGGCATCATCATGTGGGGGTATTTCAGCGATGTGGTCGGACGCGGTCAGAACATCTTCATCGACAACGCCAACCTGTTGAAGAAACTGAGCTTCCCACGGTTTTGCCTGCCATTCACACTGGTGCTCAGCGCCACGCTGAATTTCGCAATCATCCTCGGTCTGTTCGTGGTGTTCCTGCTGATCAGCGGCAACTTTCCGGGGCTGTCGTTCGTGGCCATCTTCCCCATCCTGGCGGTGCAAGTGATTTTCGCGCTGGGGCTGGGCATGGTGCTGGGCGTGTTGAACGTGTTTTTCCGCGATGTCGGGCAGTTGTTCGCAGTGGTGTTGCAGTTCTGGTTCTGGATGACGCCAATCATTTACCCACTGAGCATTTTGCCGCCGATGGCTCAGCATTTGATGGCCTATAACCCGATGGCCGTTTTGATCGGCGCGTATCAGCAGGTGCTGGTACACGGTCAGTGGCCAGAGTGGTCGGGCCTGTGGCCGGTGCTGCTGGTCGGGGTCCTGCTTTGCCTGCTGGCGTTGCGGCTGTTCAGAAAGCGCTACGCCGAATTGATGGATGAATTGTAA